The sequence TGCTGTTTGATCTCTTTTAGGGTGTCAATCCCGTCCATCCCAGGCATCCAGATATCCAGCAGCACAATGTCCGGGGAGTGGGAGTCAATTTTTTTTAAGGCTTCGTATCCGTTGAATGCATGAATCACTTCGAATCCGTCATCGGAAAGAATGCCTTCCAGAGAATCAATAATGGTGGATTCGTCATCAACAATCAAAACTGCCGGGTACATAGTTTACTATCCTTCCTTTGTATATTCTGTATTTGAACGGCTCGTAAGAGGAGCGCAACTCACATAGTCACCCACTTGCACCTTGCATCAGGCCAACTTTGCAGGCATGTGCCTCTCTGACGAGCCGTCCAGACACGGGATTCTACTCAAACACTACCTGCCGCTCAAAAGACTTTTATATTAAGTTTCTTCGGCAGGCAATTCAATGATAAACTTGGCGCCATTGGGCTGATTATCCTGCACCCGGATCACACCGTTATGATCTGAAATAATGGAATTTACAATGGCAAGCCCAAGTCCCATACCTGTTTTCTTGGTGGAAAAATAGGGTTCAAACAACTTGGTTTTTTCCTTGTCCGAAATACCTTTGCCATTGTCTGCTATTTCAATGCGTACAATTTTAAGAATGGGATCATAGGAGAGATCAATCACAATGGTGCCTTTTTTATTTATCGCGTAGACCGCATTATCAATGAGATTGATAAAGGCCTGCTTCATGTGCTGGTGATCCAGTTTCAAGGTGGGGATATTATCTTTGAACCGGGTCTGAATGTCCACCTGTTCCAATCCTTCTTTATACAAGGCAACGGTTTCAAAAATAATATTTTCAATGCGGGCCGATGCAAAATTGGTATCCGGAAATTTGGCAAAGGTGGAAAACTGGTTCACCAAATTCCGGATCAGATCAACATGCTCCACAATGGTGTCGGCACAACCGGTGAAAACCTCATCATCAATGATTTTACCGTATTTGCGTTTAAGGCGCTGGGCAGACAGCTTAATGGGGGTTAACGGATTTTTCACCTCATGGGCAATGCGGCGGGCCACCTCCCGCCAGGCCACAAGCCGCTGGGCTTTTTCAAGTTCCGTCACATCATCAAAAACAAGTACTGCCCCCAAATTTTGGCCGGTATCGTCCTTGAGCGCGGTATAATTTAATGAAAAATGCTTGGGTGCGCCGGCCACGGAGGCAGATACGGGAATTTTGAAATGCCCCCCCCCCTCCTCGACCTGTTCAAATATCTTATTGGCCAAAGAGAGGTATTCTCCTGTTAGAACTTTCCTGAAATTTTTGTTCAGAATATCATGGCTGTTCACATCCAGCATGGACTCGGCCGCTTTATTCATAGTGGTGATAGTTCCCTCATTGTCCATAGAGACAACACCGGCAGAGATGTTTTTCAAAACGATTTCAATATACTGACGGCTTTTTTCCAGCTCGACATTCTGCTGTTTAAGCATACTTTCGGACAAGGCGATTTGCCGGCGGCCGGACGCCAGCTGGCGGGTCATGGAGTTAAAACTTTCAATTAGGGTACCGATCTCATCGTCGGTTTTAAAGTTAATCTGATACGTCATGTCACCGTCTATGATCCGCTGGGTGCCCTCGGCAAATTTCATAATGGGAATGGTGATGGACTTGGCAATCTGGAATCCAAACCACACTGCGCAAAACACAACAAGAAGCGCCACAATGGACAACATAATATAATAAGAGATCTGGGCCGGTCTCTTTGTCAATTTAAGCTGGCGGTACTCTTCCACGCCTTTGAGAATGGATTTTAGGTTCTCAGACAGGTCCGGGGACATCAGGGTGGTGATCACAATAAATCCGTCGGCTTTGTTCGGCGATAGATTAAAGGGGATGGTGCAGACCGTACGTAAAAATTCCCCCTGTTCCATTGTCTGGTAAACGGTGTGACTGGCACTGCCGTCCGGGATACCCCTTAATTCCGTGGTGGTCAGCAACCCGAAATGCATATTCTCCAACTCGCTGGCCAAAGAGAGGCTGATCCGCTGGGCTCCTGGGGTATAGATCTCCACCGCATGCCGGTTAAAAGCACGCTGGATCACTTGGGTATACCGGCTGAGTTTTTCCTGATTTTCTGCTTTGAGCAGGTCCCGGGAATGAATCTGAAACGCCCCTCTTTTGGCAAAAAAGGCATTTTTCTCTTCAATATAATCATACAGGGTCTGCCCCACAGCCAGCGACGCGTCAAGGGTCTGCTCCACAGGCGCGTTAAACCAGAATGCAATGGAGGTGGAAATAAATTGAATGGAAAAGAAAAAAAGTACGGTGGTGGGCAAAAGGGCCAGTACAATAAAGGCAACGGTCAAGCGGGTTTTTATTTTCGAACCCAGAATGTTATTTTTTCTCTCATAGTAAAGCTTGGCAAGATTTCTGAAAACCAGAAGTAGAAGGGTCAGCAGCAACAGCAAATTGATGTTTATTAAAATGAACATCAACACAGTGGATGACAGGGGCAGCCCCGTGTCAAAGGGCGTGACACGGGTTTCAAGAACAGTCAGGATAACCACGGCCAGAAGAAGGCATAAAATAGCAACACCCTCTTTTTTTAGCCCGGACCGTTTTTGTCCTGTATCCTGTCGTTTCTGGATCATAGATGCCATGCCTGTTCAGCTGATAGTTTATAATAAAGTCTGGGTAAGCTACTCAGATCGTTCTATCTTTGTTGTGGGCCGAGGCCTGGGTGTAGACAAGACCAACAAGGACGGCCCATATGGCCGTTAATACGTAAAATCAATCACATACCAGTCCGTTTCAAAGTCCCAGTAAGAGACAAAAAAGAACACATAGTGCAATGCCAGGGGCAACGTGACCTTTTCAAGTTCAGCTTTCATCCGGATCCGGTATTTATCCCCTTTTATCAATCGGTTAAGGGATACCACCCTGAGGTTATCAACTTCGGACATCCAGGTCTTTGCCTCATCAAAAGATTTTGTGATCAACGCAGGCGCGTCCTTCCATTGGCAAACCACCGTGTATTCCTGTTTCATGGAATTATATTTTATTGTAGCACAGGTTTTAATATCAGTGATTTTCGTGTCCAACAAACTGCTCGTCGTTTTAAATAAGGTTACATAAAAGGTAAACGAGGTGGGAATGCCATTCTCAATGGCCTGAATATTTTTTTCATTAAAGGCATTTTCTACTTTAAAATAAGCAAACAAATCGTCCCGTGTGTTGGCCAGCTTGATATTGGAAAGAATCGCATCGTCATGGGCAAGCACGCTATCCGGGACAATAAAGAAAATAGGTGTGATAAAAAAAATAACTGCACATAAAAATTTTGAAAACGCACCTTTAATGGTCATTGGCATTGATATATAGTCAGCGCTTTGCAGGTCCTGTTTTCCAGGCCTGCTTTTCATCAAGAAATTTTTTGATAAACAGATGATTCAGGTGATGCCCGGACTTATGGGTGATAATATGCCCCTGTATGGGCATCCCAAGAAGCGAAAAGTCTCCAAGGCAATCCAGGAGCTTGTGCCGGACAAATTCATCCGGATACCGCAGGCCTCCCTCATTCAAAATTTTATCATCATCAATCACAATGGCGTTGTCAAGGCTTCCACCCTTGCCAAGGCTGAATTTTTTCAATAATTCAAGATCTTTCACAAACCCAAAGGTTCTGGCCCCGCATATTTCTTCTTCAAAACTGTTTTTTGCCCTGTCATAGACGATTTCCTGCAAGCCGATAAGCGGATGATCAAACTCAATGGTGCACGAAATCCTAAAACAGGGCTCCGGCTCCACCCGGACCCATTTATCTGCCTGGATGATTTCTATGGGTTCCTTCACAATAAAAAGCTGCCGGGGCATCTTCTGTTCCACCACACCCACGCTGGTAATCGCCCGGGTAAATGCCCTGGCGGATCCGTCCATGATGGGCATCTCATAATCATCAACCTCCACCAGAGCATTATCAATGCCAAGGCCTACAAAACTTGCCATCAAGTGCTCAATGGTAGAGACAATGGCACCATTGTGCCCGATGACCGTGGCAAGGCTGGTATCCACCACCAGTTTAAAAAGCGCCGGGATATCAGAGGTTCCGGGAAGATCAAGGCGCCGGAATTTAATCCCGTGGTTTTCCTCGGCCGGACGGATGGTCAGGTTTGTCTTTTTACCCGAATGGACGCCCGTCCCCGAAAGCGTCACCTTTCCGGCGATGGTTTGCTGGTTATAAAAACTGTTCATTGTCCGTTCCAAATTGTCTGAATACGATAAAACGTGGTATATATAGCTGATTTGAAAATACAAAGCAAAACAAATGAGAAAATTATTAGATTTGCAGCTCTTTGCTGATAATTAAATATGATTTCAATGAATTAAGTTCCATTTTTTCTCACATTTGGAATTTTTTAAAACAGGACCTTTTATGATTGCCAAAATGAAATCCTGCGCGGTAAACGGCTTTGAAGCCATGATTGTGGATGTTGAAATAGACATCACACTGGGTTTGCCGGTATTCAACATGGTGGGATTAGCTGAGACCGCGGTCCGGGAAAGCCGTGACAGGGTCCGGTCTGCCCTGCAAAATGCCGGATATAAGTTCCCCATGGATAGAGTGGTGGTGAACCTGGCACCCGCGGATTTCAAAAAAGAGGGGACGGGCCTGGATCTGCCAGTGGCGCTTGGCATTCTTGGCGCTCAGGGGTTATTTGAGGCGTCGGCAGCTGCATCCTGGCTGTTTGCCGGCGAATTGTCCCTGGACGGGTATCTGCGGCCGGTCAAAGCGGCACTACCCTTTGCACTGGCCGCCCGGGACAATGGCTTTAAAGGTATCATCCTGCCCAAAGAAAACGGCACCCAAGCTGCGCTGGTTAAAGATATTGACGTCCTGGCCCCGGAGCATCTAACCCAGGTGGTCGATTTT is a genomic window of uncultured Desulfobacter sp. containing:
- a CDS encoding ATP-binding protein; translation: MIQKRQDTGQKRSGLKKEGVAILCLLLAVVILTVLETRVTPFDTGLPLSSTVLMFILININLLLLLTLLLLVFRNLAKLYYERKNNILGSKIKTRLTVAFIVLALLPTTVLFFFSIQFISTSIAFWFNAPVEQTLDASLAVGQTLYDYIEEKNAFFAKRGAFQIHSRDLLKAENQEKLSRYTQVIQRAFNRHAVEIYTPGAQRISLSLASELENMHFGLLTTTELRGIPDGSASHTVYQTMEQGEFLRTVCTIPFNLSPNKADGFIVITTLMSPDLSENLKSILKGVEEYRQLKLTKRPAQISYYIMLSIVALLVVFCAVWFGFQIAKSITIPIMKFAEGTQRIIDGDMTYQINFKTDDEIGTLIESFNSMTRQLASGRRQIALSESMLKQQNVELEKSRQYIEIVLKNISAGVVSMDNEGTITTMNKAAESMLDVNSHDILNKNFRKVLTGEYLSLANKIFEQVEEGGGHFKIPVSASVAGAPKHFSLNYTALKDDTGQNLGAVLVFDDVTELEKAQRLVAWREVARRIAHEVKNPLTPIKLSAQRLKRKYGKIIDDEVFTGCADTIVEHVDLIRNLVNQFSTFAKFPDTNFASARIENIIFETVALYKEGLEQVDIQTRFKDNIPTLKLDHQHMKQAFINLIDNAVYAINKKGTIVIDLSYDPILKIVRIEIADNGKGISDKEKTKLFEPYFSTKKTGMGLGLAIVNSIISDHNGVIRVQDNQPNGAKFIIELPAEET
- a CDS encoding DUF4390 domain-containing protein, which encodes MKSRPGKQDLQSADYISMPMTIKGAFSKFLCAVIFFITPIFFIVPDSVLAHDDAILSNIKLANTRDDLFAYFKVENAFNEKNIQAIENGIPTSFTFYVTLFKTTSSLLDTKITDIKTCATIKYNSMKQEYTVVCQWKDAPALITKSFDEAKTWMSEVDNLRVVSLNRLIKGDKYRIRMKAELEKVTLPLALHYVFFFVSYWDFETDWYVIDFTY
- the lpxC gene encoding UDP-3-O-acyl-N-acetylglucosamine deacetylase; the protein is MNSFYNQQTIAGKVTLSGTGVHSGKKTNLTIRPAEENHGIKFRRLDLPGTSDIPALFKLVVDTSLATVIGHNGAIVSTIEHLMASFVGLGIDNALVEVDDYEMPIMDGSARAFTRAITSVGVVEQKMPRQLFIVKEPIEIIQADKWVRVEPEPCFRISCTIEFDHPLIGLQEIVYDRAKNSFEEEICGARTFGFVKDLELLKKFSLGKGGSLDNAIVIDDDKILNEGGLRYPDEFVRHKLLDCLGDFSLLGMPIQGHIITHKSGHHLNHLFIKKFLDEKQAWKTGPAKR